A stretch of Paenibacillus mucilaginosus 3016 DNA encodes these proteins:
- a CDS encoding FAD-linked oxidase C-terminal domain-containing protein has product MLDQALTRQLRRIVGETHYRDDQEALVAHSYDGTPMLQSLPDGVIYPENTRQVAEIMKELAAHRVPLVTRGSGSNLCGGTVPVQGGVVMVMHRMNRILDIDLENLTAVVQPGIITAEFITHIESLGLFYPPDPSSMRISTIGGNIAECSGGLRGLKYGTTKDYVIGLEAVLANGEIIRTGGKLMKDVAGYDLTKLLVGSEGTLAVITEATLKLVPPPKSKKTMLAMYKDLYGAARTVSRIIEAKIIPATLEFMDNPTIRVVDDFAKLGLPRDMEAILLIEQDGDPEPVERDMERIREICESERADRVEVAQSREHAEKLLTARRSAFTALARLRPTTILEDATVPRSRIADMVLRINDIARKYDVSIATFGHAGDGNLHPTATTDARDPEEVHRVEQAFEEIFEAAIEMGGTITGEHGVGLVKAPFLEWKIGRAGVDVMRGIKQAFDPHNLLNPGKMFAKETRKRVVINRG; this is encoded by the coding sequence ATGCTGGATCAAGCCTTAACCCGCCAGCTTCGCCGGATTGTTGGAGAGACGCACTACCGCGATGACCAAGAGGCGCTGGTAGCCCACTCTTATGACGGGACACCCATGCTACAGAGCCTGCCGGACGGAGTAATCTATCCGGAGAACACCCGGCAAGTTGCAGAGATTATGAAAGAGCTCGCGGCTCATCGCGTACCGCTTGTTACCCGTGGGTCAGGCTCCAATCTGTGCGGGGGCACGGTTCCGGTTCAGGGCGGGGTCGTCATGGTGATGCACCGCATGAACCGGATTCTGGATATCGATCTCGAGAATCTGACGGCTGTCGTGCAGCCGGGCATCATTACGGCGGAGTTCATCACACATATCGAGTCGCTCGGGCTGTTCTACCCGCCGGATCCAAGCAGCATGCGAATCTCGACGATCGGCGGCAACATCGCCGAGTGCTCCGGCGGACTGAGGGGGCTCAAGTACGGAACGACGAAGGATTATGTGATCGGCCTCGAAGCGGTGCTCGCAAACGGCGAAATCATCCGAACCGGCGGTAAGCTGATGAAGGATGTCGCCGGCTATGACCTGACGAAGCTGCTGGTCGGCTCCGAGGGGACGCTGGCCGTCATCACCGAGGCGACCTTGAAGCTGGTGCCTCCGCCGAAGAGCAAGAAGACGATGCTTGCGATGTATAAGGATCTCTATGGGGCGGCCAGAACCGTATCCCGGATTATCGAGGCGAAGATCATTCCCGCCACGCTGGAATTCATGGACAATCCGACGATTCGGGTGGTGGACGATTTTGCCAAGCTGGGACTTCCCCGGGATATGGAGGCGATCCTGCTGATCGAACAGGACGGCGATCCGGAACCCGTCGAACGCGACATGGAGCGGATTCGGGAGATCTGCGAGTCGGAGAGGGCGGACCGGGTCGAGGTGGCTCAGAGCCGGGAGCACGCGGAGAAGCTGCTCACGGCAAGACGAAGTGCCTTTACTGCGTTAGCGCGGCTTCGGCCGACCACGATACTGGAGGACGCCACGGTTCCGCGTTCCCGGATCGCGGATATGGTGCTGCGCATCAATGACATCGCACGCAAGTACGATGTGTCGATCGCCACGTTCGGTCACGCCGGAGACGGCAATCTGCACCCGACGGCTACGACGGACGCAAGAGATCCGGAGGAAGTGCACCGCGTGGAGCAGGCCTTTGAGGAGATTTTTGAAGCGGCGATCGAGATGGGAGGAACCATTACCGGAGAGCATGGCGTCGGCCTGGTCAAGGCGCCGTTCCTGGAGTGGAAGATCGGAAGGGCGGGGGTGGACGTGATGCGCGGGATCAAACAGGCATTCGATCCGCATAACCTGCTCAATCCGGGCAAGATGTTTGCCAAAGAAACGAGAAAAAGAGTGGTGATCAACCGTGGGTAA
- a CDS encoding helix-turn-helix domain-containing protein: MAIIINIDVMLAKRKMSVTELSERVGITMANLSILKNGKAKAIRLTTLEAICKALDCQPGDILEYRQDEDAQE; encoded by the coding sequence ATGGCCATTATCATCAACATTGATGTGATGCTCGCTAAAAGAAAAATGAGCGTGACCGAGCTTTCGGAGAGGGTTGGCATCACGATGGCTAATCTGTCCATATTGAAAAACGGGAAGGCCAAAGCCATTCGATTGACCACGTTAGAGGCGATCTGTAAGGCACTGGATTGCCAGCCCGGAGATATTCTGGAATACAGACAGGACGAAGACGCGCAAGAATAG
- a CDS encoding DUF2975 domain-containing protein, which yields MKRGTTLFLKLAVILMGVPVLALCVFLVPEIGNFAAELYPEAAYLKYLVFADLYATAIPYYFALYQAYTLLSYIDKNKAFSELSVGALKKIKQCAITYSGLYVLGLPLFYLLAERDDAPGIILIGMALIFASMVVAVFAAVLQRLLQEAIDIKSENDLIV from the coding sequence ATGAAACGAGGAACAACGCTCTTTTTAAAGTTAGCCGTCATTCTTATGGGAGTCCCCGTTCTTGCTTTATGTGTATTTTTGGTGCCCGAGATAGGCAATTTTGCGGCAGAGCTGTATCCGGAAGCGGCTTACTTGAAGTATCTTGTCTTCGCTGATTTGTATGCAACGGCGATACCGTATTACTTCGCACTGTATCAAGCGTACACCCTTTTAAGCTATATTGATAAGAACAAGGCTTTCTCGGAGCTATCCGTTGGGGCTTTAAAGAAGATCAAACAGTGTGCCATCACCTACAGCGGTCTGTATGTGTTAGGGCTGCCGCTCTTTTATCTGCTTGCGGAGCGCGACGATGCCCCCGGGATCATCCTGATCGGAATGGCCTTGATTTTCGCGTCCATGGTGGTTGCCGTGTTTGCTGCGGTTCTCCAAAGGCTGCTGCAAGAGGCTATTGATATAAAATCGGAAAACGACTTGATCGTCTGA
- a CDS encoding DUF6157 family protein, producing MKDHNFYGTFIEVAEDCTVTAAEIPKAKGDSKTVPLLQYELIANHPYRYTQEDVLFEVHAIRGGIPEEQRGAAREVFFSKGQPCLRTSSLGKRYGWGIHHDASGRVALYPVESEEYRAFLNDSSVKKVKAMRSSRA from the coding sequence ATGAAAGACCATAACTTCTACGGGACGTTCATTGAAGTAGCCGAGGACTGTACCGTCACAGCCGCCGAGATTCCCAAAGCCAAAGGAGATTCGAAAACGGTCCCCCTTCTCCAGTATGAACTGATCGCAAACCATCCTTACCGGTATACGCAGGAAGATGTGCTGTTTGAGGTTCACGCCATTCGCGGCGGGATCCCGGAAGAGCAAAGAGGAGCCGCGCGCGAGGTGTTTTTCTCCAAAGGGCAGCCGTGCCTTCGGACTTCCTCGCTGGGGAAGCGGTACGGATGGGGAATCCATCACGATGCCAGCGGCAGGGTCGCCCTCTATCCCGTCGAATCCGAGGAGTACCGGGCGTTCCTGAACGACAGCTCGGTCAAAAAAGTGAAAGCCATGCGCTCATCGCGGGCCTGA
- a CDS encoding nuclear transport factor 2 family protein — protein sequence MEKHAGSFPSRTGEAFDAFRQAFETGHTVDFLEKVTKDFHFFVPIPLEGWNHKQQGKERFEELIRFERSVLKVQLTPLIELENEENGMVVFRAEGSLNGRPYRNELAVVFEYEADRIRCFREYVGMPLKNYEAP from the coding sequence ATGGAGAAGCACGCGGGTTCCTTTCCATCCCGGACGGGTGAAGCATTTGATGCTTTCAGGCAGGCCTTCGAAACCGGGCATACCGTCGATTTTCTTGAGAAGGTTACGAAGGATTTTCATTTCTTTGTACCGATTCCGCTGGAGGGGTGGAATCACAAGCAGCAGGGCAAAGAGCGGTTCGAGGAATTGATTAGGTTCGAGCGCTCGGTATTGAAGGTGCAGCTGACTCCGCTCATTGAGCTGGAGAATGAGGAGAACGGAATGGTGGTATTTCGCGCGGAAGGGTCCTTGAATGGCCGGCCTTATCGAAATGAGCTTGCAGTCGTCTTCGAGTACGAGGCGGATCGGATCCGCTGCTTCCGCGAATATGTAGGCATGCCGTTAAAAAACTATGAAGCCCCTTAA
- a CDS encoding DUF418 domain-containing protein has translation MLRYYFSHESYTPMEIFHLTHLSGKTMAVFYICTLLRLIRRYGAHRLEDFAAIGRTALSNYLAQSLLTWAALLALGDAAADLPLWAGAVYCIVVSLLLTFGSRIWLRSFRMGPAEWLWRAGTYGTLPPLARTPKAPGTHSGGLGH, from the coding sequence ATGCTGCGGTACTACTTCTCCCATGAGAGCTATACGCCGATGGAGATCTTCCACCTCACGCACCTCAGCGGCAAAACGATGGCCGTGTTCTATATCTGCACCCTGCTGAGGCTCATCCGCCGGTATGGGGCACATCGCTTGGAGGACTTCGCGGCCATCGGCCGGACGGCGCTGTCCAATTACCTGGCGCAGAGCCTGCTCACGTGGGCCGCACTGCTTGCGCTGGGCGATGCAGCGGCAGATCTTCCGCTGTGGGCGGGCGCTGTATACTGCATCGTCGTATCGCTTCTCCTCACATTCGGCAGCCGCATCTGGCTGCGCAGCTTCCGGATGGGCCCTGCCGAATGGCTCTGGCGGGCCGGCACCTACGGCACGCTCCCGCCGCTCGCCCGCACGCCGAAGGCTCCAGGCACCCATTCGGGAGGGCTCGGGCATTAA
- a CDS encoding DUF418 domain-containing protein: MNTLQTGSSRIESLDVIRGFAVLGIFFVNVPEMIGSGISFQPSYSGSDAAVRLLYDMFFQTKFYSIFAFLFGLSFYFFMQRAEQQGKPARRLFSRRLGILLLIGLLHAVLLWYGDILYTYALLGFLLLLFYRRSSKTVLVWGVVLTGLYAAVVSLLILLMNGLGMSAELSSPKFADVPGWKERAVYLLGDGLPNVLFIGIEVLGLFLLGLHAGKKEWLEGGCRSRSEAPPRHTVDGAAAVGPAVHPDAAVLLLP, encoded by the coding sequence GTGAATACCCTCCAAACGGGAAGCAGCCGTATTGAATCGTTGGATGTGATCCGGGGGTTTGCCGTGCTGGGCATCTTCTTCGTGAACGTGCCGGAGATGATCGGCAGCGGGATTTCGTTTCAGCCTTCCTATTCAGGCTCGGATGCGGCGGTTCGTCTCCTGTACGACATGTTTTTTCAGACGAAGTTCTACTCGATCTTTGCCTTCCTGTTCGGGCTGAGCTTCTATTTCTTCATGCAGCGGGCGGAGCAGCAGGGGAAGCCGGCGAGGAGACTTTTCTCCAGAAGGCTTGGCATCCTGCTGCTGATCGGTCTGCTTCATGCGGTACTGCTGTGGTACGGTGACATCCTGTATACGTATGCGCTGCTCGGGTTCTTGCTTCTGCTCTTCTATCGGCGCTCTTCCAAGACCGTGCTGGTATGGGGCGTCGTATTGACCGGACTTTATGCCGCGGTGGTATCGCTCCTCATCCTTCTGATGAATGGGCTGGGGATGTCCGCAGAGCTCAGCAGCCCCAAATTTGCAGACGTACCGGGCTGGAAAGAACGGGCGGTGTATCTTCTCGGCGACGGTCTGCCGAATGTGCTCTTCATCGGGATCGAGGTGCTGGGCTTGTTCCTGCTCGGACTCCATGCGGGCAAGAAGGAGTGGTTAGAGGGGGGATGCCGGAGCCGGAGCGAAGCCCCTCCGCGTCACACAGTGGACGGCGCTGCTGCTGTCGGGCCTGCTGTTCATCCCGATGCTGCGGTACTACTTCTCCCATGA
- a CDS encoding endonuclease/exonuclease/phosphatase family protein — MHTKRVGWAGMLMRWLLLIALAVSVAVLSNQDPASAAGRKAVRILHYNVQGITDLFNGEEYNLTPYDRGLQIGDKILAGDYDVVTLNEVFDSGMKEGITEKLKPHYDYALTEMGDTSTLDGIFGNSGLAVYSKLKPLPRSDLGSIVAKQIPVLKPCPSPDGGCPDEYEMVDVTVPQLICGTYHILDSYGFDSSCSSGFLPYDDLYHDDSYSSKGVGWVRLEDPAGLPLNVFFSHTQATYSIPDADAETGRAGNFAQIADLIRWVLPGQSLTNEAIVLTGDLNVIAGSTEYDTLIGTNSELHQLGLEDTWAVHNSPKGKDPGFTRRLMNTHVLIDEEFKSDQRLDYILAKYPRGCFLHSTVKRDYKDTKGTDLSDHYGVDITIGTSAAYCSPSTAKVDPPEGANAMNLSAAGNVQWMYFPDPGTYTFKAGAGTPPAAFELTAFAENEMSFPVEPWEGSPALTSREETVEYSPPGPFYLRIRPLKADGSHDKDWTGPYTMQIHQATGATWEDAIALHPTQPMNATMVKDDGIHPLQKEVYFKFRTELSDAQQKPWSTFKLKQKRLLGGQYADPASNSPPKSFAYAIRESKNGPTLYGSGASQVTLPAFEKTFGSTTQTLGTGGYRLIVSRTQPAVNEAAYFAITYETNLRILDIVELYCIEQEDLTGDDDPYLNLLLDNTASSTFHYPDTDSDQGHNDPASVTGTALKPHRIKMLSKAEIKLMEEDDADDDDLLDSTTINAGPNDNGTLQQDKLQGDGADYRLKYTVYQLY; from the coding sequence ATGCATACGAAGCGGGTTGGCTGGGCAGGGATGCTCATGCGGTGGCTGCTGCTCATTGCGCTTGCGGTATCGGTCGCGGTGCTGTCGAATCAGGATCCGGCGTCCGCTGCAGGGCGGAAGGCCGTAAGGATTCTCCACTACAATGTGCAGGGCATTACCGATCTGTTCAACGGGGAGGAGTACAATCTGACACCTTACGACAGAGGCCTCCAGATCGGGGACAAAATCCTGGCAGGCGATTATGATGTGGTTACGCTCAACGAAGTGTTCGACAGCGGAATGAAAGAGGGCATCACCGAAAAGCTGAAGCCGCATTATGATTATGCCCTCACGGAAATGGGAGATACGAGCACACTCGACGGCATATTCGGTAACAGCGGGCTGGCCGTGTACTCCAAACTCAAGCCGCTTCCCCGCAGCGACCTGGGTTCGATCGTCGCAAAACAAATTCCGGTGCTGAAGCCCTGTCCTTCCCCAGACGGAGGCTGTCCGGATGAGTACGAGATGGTCGACGTGACGGTCCCGCAGCTGATCTGCGGAACGTACCATATCCTGGATTCCTATGGCTTCGACAGCAGCTGCAGCAGCGGATTCCTCCCTTACGACGATCTGTATCACGACGATTCGTACAGCAGCAAAGGGGTCGGATGGGTTCGCCTGGAGGATCCCGCAGGCCTGCCGCTCAACGTATTCTTCTCTCATACCCAGGCGACATACTCGATTCCCGATGCCGATGCCGAGACCGGCCGCGCCGGCAATTTCGCCCAGATCGCCGATCTGATCCGCTGGGTTCTCCCCGGGCAAAGTCTTACGAATGAAGCAATCGTGCTTACCGGAGACCTTAATGTGATTGCCGGCAGCACAGAATACGATACGCTGATCGGCACGAACAGCGAGCTGCATCAGTTGGGATTGGAAGATACCTGGGCGGTCCACAATTCGCCGAAAGGCAAAGATCCCGGGTTTACGAGACGGCTCATGAACACCCATGTGCTGATCGATGAGGAATTCAAATCCGACCAGCGGCTCGACTACATTCTTGCCAAGTATCCGCGAGGCTGTTTTCTTCACTCCACGGTCAAACGGGATTATAAGGACACGAAAGGGACGGATCTATCGGACCATTACGGCGTGGACATCACCATCGGCACCAGCGCCGCCTACTGTTCGCCGTCAACCGCCAAAGTGGATCCGCCCGAAGGGGCGAATGCCATGAATTTGTCCGCAGCGGGCAATGTGCAGTGGATGTACTTCCCGGATCCGGGAACCTATACGTTCAAGGCGGGGGCAGGAACGCCTCCGGCCGCCTTCGAGCTTACCGCCTTTGCGGAGAACGAGATGTCATTCCCTGTGGAACCATGGGAAGGCAGCCCGGCCTTGACATCGCGCGAAGAGACGGTGGAGTACTCGCCGCCGGGACCGTTCTACCTGCGGATTCGTCCCCTCAAGGCCGACGGTTCCCACGACAAGGACTGGACCGGGCCGTATACGATGCAGATTCATCAGGCGACGGGAGCGACATGGGAGGACGCCATCGCGCTTCATCCCACACAGCCTATGAACGCAACAATGGTCAAGGACGACGGAATCCATCCGCTGCAGAAAGAGGTTTATTTCAAATTCAGAACAGAGCTATCCGATGCCCAGCAAAAGCCCTGGTCGACGTTCAAGCTGAAGCAAAAGCGGCTCTTAGGCGGCCAGTATGCGGATCCCGCGTCCAACAGTCCTCCGAAGTCGTTCGCATACGCAATTCGCGAATCGAAGAACGGTCCGACGCTGTATGGGAGCGGTGCTTCACAGGTTACGCTTCCCGCCTTCGAGAAGACGTTCGGCAGCACGACGCAGACGCTGGGTACAGGAGGATACAGGCTGATTGTCTCCCGAACGCAGCCTGCCGTGAATGAGGCGGCCTACTTCGCCATCACCTACGAAACGAATCTGCGGATCTTGGACATTGTCGAACTTTACTGCATCGAGCAGGAGGATCTGACCGGAGACGACGACCCTTACTTGAACCTGCTCCTCGACAATACGGCGTCCAGCACCTTCCACTATCCGGATACGGACAGCGACCAAGGGCATAACGATCCTGCCAGTGTAACCGGAACCGCATTGAAACCGCACCGGATCAAAATGCTATCGAAGGCCGAAATCAAGCTGATGGAAGAGGATGACGCGGATGACGACGATCTGCTCGATTCCACCACCATCAACGCCGGACCGAACGATAACGGCACACTGCAGCAGGATAAACTGCAGGGAGACGGCGCGGATTATCGATTGAAATACACGGTGTATCAGCTCTATTAA
- a CDS encoding zinc-binding alcohol dehydrogenase family protein: MTKETMKAVGLYSYLPIENPESLIDVEVEKPSAAGRDLLVKVKAISVNPVDYKVRSPKNRVESAPRILGWDVAGVVEQAGPDCTLFRPGDEVFYAGSITRPGGNSEYHLVDERIVGTKPSTLDFAQAAALPLTAITAWESLYDRLSISRDKAANTGKTILIIGAAGGVGSIATQLAKYSGLTVIGTASRPESTEWVKGLGADHVINHFEAFLPQLQPLGFDQVDYVLCLNSTEKHWTNMAEAIAPQGKICSIVETDELLNLTLLKNKSVTFVWELMFTRSMYQTPDMIEQHKLLNDIARLVDEGVIRTTTSETLSPIHAANLRLAHAKLESGRTVGKVVLEGF; the protein is encoded by the coding sequence ATGACGAAAGAAACGATGAAAGCCGTTGGACTGTACAGCTATTTGCCGATCGAGAACCCGGAGAGCCTGATCGACGTGGAAGTGGAGAAGCCGTCCGCAGCAGGGCGGGATCTGCTGGTGAAGGTCAAGGCAATCTCCGTGAATCCGGTGGACTATAAGGTCCGTTCGCCCAAAAACCGGGTGGAGAGCGCCCCAAGGATTCTCGGCTGGGACGTCGCGGGCGTGGTCGAGCAGGCGGGTCCGGACTGCACGCTGTTCCGTCCCGGCGACGAAGTCTTCTATGCCGGCAGCATTACGCGCCCCGGTGGGAACAGCGAGTACCATCTTGTGGACGAACGGATTGTCGGAACGAAGCCGTCCACACTGGATTTCGCGCAGGCCGCTGCACTGCCGTTAACGGCAATTACGGCTTGGGAAAGCCTGTACGACCGGCTGAGCATCTCGCGGGACAAGGCCGCCAATACCGGCAAAACCATCCTGATCATCGGAGCCGCAGGCGGGGTCGGGTCGATTGCGACACAGCTCGCGAAATATTCCGGCCTGACGGTCATCGGCACCGCTTCCCGGCCGGAGTCGACGGAATGGGTGAAGGGACTTGGCGCGGACCACGTGATTAACCACTTCGAAGCGTTCTTGCCGCAGCTGCAGCCGCTGGGCTTCGACCAAGTCGACTATGTGCTCTGCCTGAACAGCACCGAGAAGCACTGGACGAACATGGCGGAGGCGATCGCGCCGCAGGGCAAGATTTGCTCGATCGTCGAGACCGATGAACTGCTGAACCTGACCCTGCTCAAGAACAAAAGCGTCACGTTCGTCTGGGAATTGATGTTTACCCGTTCCATGTACCAAACGCCGGATATGATCGAGCAGCACAAGCTGTTGAATGACATCGCGCGTCTCGTGGACGAGGGCGTGATCCGGACGACTACAAGCGAGACGCTGTCTCCGATCCATGCCGCCAACCTGCGCCTGGCCCATGCCAAACTGGAATCGGGCCGGACGGTCGGCAAGGTGGTTCTGGAAGGCTTCTAA
- a CDS encoding DUF899 domain-containing protein, which produces MSQSSAALPNIVSQEEWFADRQELLRKEKEATRALDALAAERRRLPMVRIDKEYRFEGTNGQAGLLDLFDGRRQLIVYHFMFDPGWQEGCVGCSMLVDGLGHTAHLHARDTTLVLVSRAPLERIEPFQRRMGWTIPWFSSFGSDFNSDFEATTDKGEIPGLSVFLRDGGSIFRTYYTTARGTEKLASNFNLLDMTPFGRQEEWEDSPPGWPQSKPYVWWRYHDRYEHTKSSDSCCHQ; this is translated from the coding sequence TTGAGTCAAAGCAGTGCAGCACTTCCGAACATCGTGTCGCAGGAAGAATGGTTTGCCGATCGGCAGGAATTGCTCCGGAAGGAGAAGGAAGCGACCCGCGCGCTGGATGCCCTTGCCGCAGAGCGCCGCAGGCTGCCGATGGTCCGGATCGACAAGGAGTACCGTTTCGAGGGGACGAACGGGCAGGCGGGACTGCTCGATCTGTTCGACGGACGGCGGCAGCTCATTGTCTACCACTTCATGTTCGATCCGGGCTGGCAGGAGGGCTGCGTCGGCTGCTCGATGCTGGTCGACGGGTTGGGCCATACCGCTCATTTGCATGCCCGTGATACGACCCTGGTCCTCGTTTCCCGTGCGCCGTTAGAGCGAATCGAGCCGTTCCAGAGGCGCATGGGCTGGACGATCCCCTGGTTCTCTTCGTTCGGCAGCGACTTTAATTCTGATTTCGAAGCCACGACCGACAAAGGGGAGATTCCCGGCCTTAGCGTCTTTCTCCGCGACGGCGGCAGCATCTTCCGGACTTACTATACCACGGCGCGCGGAACCGAGAAGCTCGCCTCCAATTTCAATTTACTCGACATGACGCCGTTCGGCAGGCAGGAAGAGTGGGAGGATTCTCCCCCTGGATGGCCGCAGTCCAAGCCTTATGTCTGGTGGCGCTACCATGACCGGTACGAACACACCAAAAGCTCCGACTCCTGCTGCCACCAGTAA
- a CDS encoding MFS transporter: METRMEIQSKPARRLEKSLSLLGLSLGYFMVLLDMTVVSVALPAIQADLGGGISGLQWVVNAYTIVFAGFLLSMGAFADKLGAKRVYMGGLALFLAASGLSAAVSTLGALIAIRAVLGIGGAALMPASLTLIAHAYPGPGERARALGIWAAVTGAAMAAGPVAGGLLADTFGWRSIFLINVPLAGISLLLTFLSVKETDPKPRPSLDLPGQITAIAAIAAFSFGLMEGETYGWGSAIIMAAFTLALFNGVLFLMVEAKSKAPLFPLRLLRIPTVSAGLLAGMAVNIGLSGILFIVPLFFQQARGLSAHAAGIALLPMMIPLAFNPILTGRMVGRMGARIPMTAGFSLAAAGSLLQMLTDGNTSYTLTLIGLLLIGFGVSFTIPALMAAVLSSVPKEHTGAVSGALNSCRQLGATIGVAILGSFLGAGPSLIAGMHTSLLAAAVIMIGGSVLSFLYIGRKQ; this comes from the coding sequence TTGGAAACAAGAATGGAAATACAATCCAAACCTGCTCGCAGGCTGGAGAAATCGCTGTCGCTGCTCGGACTTTCGCTCGGATACTTTATGGTCCTCCTGGACATGACGGTCGTGAGCGTAGCGCTGCCTGCGATTCAGGCTGATTTGGGAGGAGGGATCTCCGGCCTGCAATGGGTGGTCAACGCTTATACGATCGTATTTGCCGGTTTCCTCCTGTCCATGGGCGCGTTTGCTGACAAGCTTGGCGCCAAACGAGTCTATATGGGCGGACTGGCCTTGTTTCTCGCCGCCTCGGGGCTTTCGGCAGCCGTCTCCACCCTGGGGGCGCTGATCGCTATACGGGCGGTACTCGGCATTGGAGGCGCAGCGCTGATGCCGGCCTCACTAACCCTGATCGCCCACGCCTACCCCGGCCCGGGCGAGCGTGCCCGGGCGCTTGGCATCTGGGCGGCGGTTACCGGCGCAGCGATGGCAGCAGGGCCTGTCGCCGGCGGGCTGTTGGCGGACACGTTCGGCTGGCGCAGTATATTTCTGATCAACGTGCCGCTTGCCGGAATAAGCTTGCTCCTCACCTTCCTGTCCGTGAAGGAAACGGACCCTAAGCCGCGGCCAAGCTTAGACCTGCCGGGACAAATCACGGCCATTGCAGCCATAGCCGCTTTCTCGTTCGGACTCATGGAGGGAGAGACCTACGGTTGGGGTTCCGCTATCATTATGGCAGCATTTACGCTGGCTCTGTTCAACGGCGTCCTGTTCTTAATGGTGGAAGCGAAATCGAAGGCACCTTTGTTTCCGCTTAGGCTGTTGAGAATTCCGACCGTATCGGCGGGCTTGCTTGCCGGGATGGCGGTGAACATCGGCCTCTCGGGCATTCTGTTCATCGTGCCCTTATTTTTTCAGCAGGCACGCGGTTTATCGGCACACGCGGCGGGAATCGCGCTCCTTCCCATGATGATTCCGCTGGCCTTCAATCCGATTCTGACCGGCCGCATGGTGGGGAGAATGGGGGCGAGGATCCCCATGACGGCCGGCTTCAGCCTTGCGGCCGCCGGTTCACTGCTGCAGATGTTGACGGATGGGAACACGAGCTATACCCTTACGCTGATCGGACTCCTGCTGATCGGATTTGGTGTGTCCTTTACCATTCCCGCATTGATGGCGGCGGTCCTGTCTTCCGTGCCCAAGGAGCATACAGGTGCTGTATCCGGCGCTCTCAACTCATGCCGGCAGCTTGGCGCGACGATCGGGGTCGCCATTCTCGGCTCGTTTCTGGGCGCCGGCCCCTCGTTGATTGCCGGCATGCACACATCGCTGCTCGCTGCAGCGGTCATTATGATCGGCGGCAGCGTGCTGTCATTCCTGTACATCGGCAGAAAACAATAA
- a CDS encoding helix-turn-helix transcriptional regulator: MEQSNPTRLQELAQFLRTRRARLSPEQAGLPNEGRRRTPGLRRGEVAQLAGVSVDWYTWLEQARDIQVSAQVLNSIASALRLDTDERKHLFMLALQQLPAEPIAADTAVSMTLQTFLDLQGTSPAYVYDQRLNIVAWNRAASLIYGDYEGMSMRERNSVWRTFLSPYVRQLLQENWEHHARHRLAQFRACYAQAVGDPWWTDLIGELNRESPEFRAWWPRHDVLNGPEGKKINHHPAAGLLVFEQISFRATDASHLTVTINIPSDEETTAKVRKLLQRM; this comes from the coding sequence ATGGAACAATCCAACCCTACACGGCTTCAAGAGCTGGCGCAGTTTTTGAGAACCCGCCGTGCCCGTCTCTCGCCCGAGCAAGCGGGTCTGCCGAATGAAGGGCGCCGGCGGACTCCGGGTCTGCGGCGCGGGGAAGTCGCGCAGCTGGCGGGCGTCAGCGTGGACTGGTACACCTGGCTCGAACAGGCGAGAGACATTCAAGTCTCGGCTCAAGTGCTGAACAGCATCGCAAGTGCCCTCCGGCTCGATACGGATGAACGGAAGCACTTGTTTATGCTGGCCCTGCAGCAGCTTCCGGCCGAACCGATCGCCGCAGACACCGCCGTAAGTATGACGCTTCAAACTTTTCTTGATCTGCAGGGGACAAGCCCCGCCTATGTGTACGATCAGCGGCTCAATATCGTTGCCTGGAACAGGGCTGCAAGCCTGATATACGGGGATTACGAGGGCATGTCGATGCGTGAGCGGAATTCGGTATGGCGGACGTTTCTTTCCCCGTATGTACGGCAGCTGCTCCAGGAGAACTGGGAGCATCACGCCCGGCACCGATTGGCCCAGTTTCGCGCGTGCTACGCACAAGCCGTCGGTGATCCCTGGTGGACGGATCTCATCGGGGAACTGAATCGGGAAAGCCCGGAATTCAGAGCCTGGTGGCCGCGACACGATGTTCTGAATGGTCCGGAAGGCAAGAAAATCAATCATCACCCTGCAGCCGGCTTGCTTGTATTTGAGCAGATATCGTTTCGTGCCACGGATGCTTCCCACCTTACAGTCACAATTAATATCCCGTCGGATGAGGAAACGACAGCCAAAGTCAGGAAACTGCTTCAACGCATGTAG